A DNA window from Camelina sativa cultivar DH55 chromosome 13, Cs, whole genome shotgun sequence contains the following coding sequences:
- the LOC104735926 gene encoding lipase-like: MGQQKRWLFLLAIFACLLSFSSGSRVLKLKSDDGRPVYNHTLAITLVEYTSAVYMSDLSELFTWTCERCNGLTKGFEVIEIIVDVEHCLQAYVGVAKDLNAIIIAFRGTQEHSIQNWVSDLFWKQLDLNYPDMPDAMVHHGFYSAYHNTTVRPAVLEAVKRAKKSYGASLNIMVTGHSMGGAMASFCALDLVVNEGEENVQVMTFGQPRVGNAAFASYYSLLVPNTFRIIHDHDIVPHLPPYYHLFPQKTYHHFPTEVWVADLSILNIVLFGVEKVCDNTGEDPTCSRSVMGTSISDHLTYFGVELMGETWRQCNIVVGREMESYRRKDSKGNIFLSRTVPSMEVIETKSPSKTRISSL, encoded by the exons ATGGGACAACAAAAGAGATGGTTGTTCTTGCTGGCAATTTTTGCTTGTCTTCTTTCCTTTTCATCTGGTAGTAGAG TACTCAAGTTAAAAAGCGATGATGGTCGACCTGTTTACAACCATACGCTTGCCATAACACTTGTTGAGTATACTTCAGCG GTATATATGTCTGATTTGTCAGAACTCTTCACTTGGACATGCGAAAGATGCAATGGTTTGACAAAG GGTTTCGAGGTTATAGAGATAATAGTTGACGTCGAGCACTGCTTACAG GCATATGTTGGGGTGGCTAAGGATCTGAATGCTATCATCATTGCATTTCGGGGAACTCAAGAACACAG CATACAAAATTGGGTCTCAGACTTGTTCTGGAAACAGCTCGATCTAAATTACCCTGATATGCCAGATGCAATG GTGCACCATGGCTTTTATAGTGCTTATCACAATACAACTGTACGGCCTGCGGTTTTGGAAGCAGTAAAACGAGCGAAGAAATCCTATGGGGCGAGCCTCAACATCATGGTGACTGGTCATTCAATGGGAGGAGCCATGGCTTCCTTTTGTGCGCTAGACCTAGTT GTaaatgaaggagaagaaaacgTACAGGTTATGACATTTGGGCAACCTCGTGTTGGGAATGCTGCTTTTGCATCTTATTACAGTTTGCTTGTGCCTAATACCTTCCGAATCATACATGACCATGATATAGTTCCTCACCTGCCTCCTTACTATCATCTTTTCCCTCAGAAAACTTACCACCACTTCCCAACAGAG GTGTGGGTGGCAGACCTCAGTATATTGAATATAGTTCTTTTTGGTGTGGAGAAAGTTTGTGACAACACCGGTGAAGATCCTACATGCAGCAG ATCGGTAATGGGAACTAGCATATCCGACCATTTAACCTACTTTGGAGTGGAGTTGATGGGTGAGACTTGGAGACAATGCAACATAGTGGTGGGCCGTGAGATGGAGAGTTACAGGAGGAAAGATTCAAAGGGTAATATATTCCTGTCGCGGACAGTTCCTTCCATGGAGGTAATTGAAACAAAAAGTCCATCAAAAACCAGAATCTCAAGTCTATAG
- the LOC104735927 gene encoding E3 ubiquitin-protein ligase MIEL1 has protein sequence MEASPNDRLHFGKMGFGCHHYRRRCQIRAPCCNEVFDCRHCHNESTSTLRNIYDRHDLVRQDVKQVICSVCDTEQPAAQVCSNCGVNMGEYFCDICKFYDDDTEKGQFHCDDCGICRVGGRENFFHCKKCGSCYAIGLRNNHRCVENSMRHHCPICYEYLFDSLKDTNVMKCGHTMHQECYHEMLKRDKFCCPICSRSVIDMSKTWQRLDEEIEATAMPSDYRDKKVWILCNDCNDTTEVYFHIIGQKCGHCRSYNTRAIAPPVLPQ, from the exons ATGGAAGCTTCACCCAATGATCGACTTCATTTTGGCAAAATGGGTTTCGG GTGTCACCATTACAGGAGGAGATGCCAAATCAGAGCTCCATGTTGCAACGAAGTCTTCGATTGTCGCCATTGTCACAACGAGAGCACT aGCACATTGCGTAATATCTACGACCGTCACGATCTTGTTCGCCAAGACGTTAAACAA GTGATTTGCTCTGTTTGCGATACAGAGCAGCCG GCAGCTCAAGTTTGTTCGAATTGTGGTGTCAACATGGGAGAATATTTTTGCGATATCTGCAAAttctatgatgatgat ACTGAAAAGGGACAGTTCCACTGTGATGACTGTGGAATTTGCAG AGTTGGTGGGCGTGAGAACTTCTTCCATTGCAAGAAGTGTG GATCCTGTTATGCGATTGGTCTGCGCAACAACCATCGCTGCGTTGAGAATTCAATGCGACATCACTGTCCCATTTGTTACGAG TACCTTTTTGACTCTCTCAAGGACACAAATGTGATGAAATGCGGACACACAATGCACCAAGAATGCTACCATGAGATGCTCAAGCGTGACAA GTTTTGTTGTCCGATTTGCTCGAGGTCAGTGATTGATATGTCAAAAACATGGCAGAGACTGGATGAAGAG ATTGAAGCTACTGCTATGCCTTCGGACTACCGCGACAAGAAG GTTTGGATACTATGCAACGACTGTAATGACACAACAGAAGTGTACTTCCACATAATTGGACAGAAATGTGGGCATTGTCGATCTTACAATACACGAGCGATTGCGCCTCCTGTTCTTCCTCAATGA
- the LOC104735928 gene encoding divinyl chlorophyllide a 8-vinyl-reductase, chloroplastic, whose amino-acid sequence MSLCSSFNVFASYSPKPETIFKNSNFVSQFQVKSSPLASTFQIHGSSTNLKFSRARLTPISSLVDSGISEIATSSSFRNKTPKDVNVLVVGSTGYIGRFVVKELINRGFNVIAVAREKSGIRGKNDKEETLKQLQGANVCFSDVTDLDVLEKSVENLGFGVDVVVSCLASRNGGIKDSWKIDYEATKNSLLAGKKFGAKHFVLLSAICVQKPLLEFQRAKLKFEAELMDLAENKDSSFTYSIVRPTAFFKSLGGQVEIVKDGKPYVMFGDGKLCACKPISEQDLASFISDCVLEENKINQVLPIGGPGKALTPLEQGEILFKILGREPKFLKVPIEIMDFVIGVLDSIAKIFPSVGEAAEFGKIGRYYAAESMLILDPETGEYSEEKTPSYGKDTLEDFFEKVIREGMAGQELGEQFF is encoded by the coding sequence ATGTCACTTTGTTCTTCCTTCAACGTATTCGCTTCATACTCACCAAAACCAGAAACCATCTTCAAAAATTCCAACTTCGTTTCACAATTTCAGGTAAAGTCGTCTCCTTTAGCTTCAACATTCCAAATTCATGGATCCTCAACGAACCTTAAGTTTAGTAGAGCAAGACTCACACCAATTTCATCTCTAGTAGACTCGGGAATTTCAGAAATCGCTACATCGTCATCCTTCAGGAACAAAACCCCTAAGGATGTAAACGTTTTAGTGGTTGGTTCAACTGGGTACATAGGTAGATTCGTAGTGAAAGAACTGATAAATAGAGGGTTCAATGTGATTGCTGTTGCGAGAGAGAAGAGTGGGATTAGAGGAAAGAACGACAAGGAAGAGACTTTGAAGCAGTTACAAGGCGCCAATGTGTGTTTCTCAGATGTTACTGATTTAGATGTTTTGGAGAAATCTGTTGAGAATCTTGGTTTtggtgttgatgttgttgtgtcCTGTCTCGCTAGTCGTAATGGAGGGATTAAAGATTCTTGGAAGATTGATTACGAAGCTACCAAGAACAGTCTCTTAGCTGGTAAGAAGTTTGGTGCTAAGCATTTCGTTTTGCTTTCTGCGATTTGTGTGCAGAAGCCTTTATTGGAGTTTCAGAGAGCTAAACTGAAGTTCGAAGCCGAGTTGATGGATTTAGCTGAGAATAAAGACTCGAGCTTTACTTACAGCATTGTGAGACCAACGGCTTTTTTCAAGAGTTTAGGTGGTCAAGTTGAGATTGTGAAAGATGGGAAACCTTATGTGATGTTCGGAGATGGTAAGCTATGCGCTTGTAAACCGATCAGCGAACAGGATTTAGCATCGTTTATATCAGATTGCGTGTTGGAAGAGAACAAGATCAATCAGGTTTTGCCAATTGGTGGACCAGGGAAGGCGTTAACACCTCTGGAGCAAGGAGAGATTCTGTTTAAGATTCTTGGCAGAGAGCCTAAGTTCTTGAAAGTACCTATCGAGATTATGGACTTTGTGATTGGTGTTCTTGATTCTATCGCAAAGATATTTCCTTCGGTTGGAGAGGCTGCTGAGTTTGGCAAGATTGGGAGGTATTACGCCGCAGAGAGTATGTTGATTCTTGATCCAGAGACGGGAGAATATAGCGAGGAGAAGACACCGAGTTACGGGAAAGACACGCTTGAAGATTTCTTTGAGAAAGTGATCAGAGAAGGAATGGCGGGTCAAGAACTCGGCGAACAGTTCTTCTAG
- the LOC109128507 gene encoding uncharacterized protein LOC109128507 encodes MGGMCMSSCCGGGGDDDSSSLLTHLVIIVVICLSVMAVCTSNERRTAVRVVRCR; translated from the coding sequence ATGGGTGGGATGTGTATGTCTTCgtgttgtggtggtggtggtgacgaTGATAGTTCCAGTCTATTAACACATCTCGTCATAATTGTTGTCATCTGTCTCTCTGTCATGGCTGTCTGCACCTCCAACGAACGCCGTACAGCCGTTCGTGTCGTCAGGTGCCGTTGA
- the LOC104735929 gene encoding inactive beta-amylase 9-like, with amino-acid sequence MEVSVIGNPQTRLCRAELAYRELGFRFGSVVISGESRNKVTFLSQSSNFKDLSIRCSSRSVKCEAVVSDGVPFLKSTPNSRWLASVKLFVGLPLDTVSDCNNVNHLKAITAGLKALKLLGVEGIELPIFWGVVEKEASGKYDWSGYLAVAEIVKKVGLKLHASLSFHGSKNPGIGLPDWVEKIGEAEPGVYFTDRYGQQYKECLSFAVDDVPVLDGKTPMEVCRGFCESFKSVFSDYMGNTITGITLGLGPDGELRYPSHQHDVKRSGAGEFQCYDKHMLSALKGYAESTGNPLWGLGGPHDAPAYDQQPHSSSFFSDGGSWESQYGDFFLSWYSSLLTSHADRVLSVASSAFSGIGVPLCGKLPLLHQWNKLRSQPSELTAGFYSPNGQDRYEAIVEIFAKNSCRMIIPGMDLSDEHQSPESLSSPESLLAHLKTSCKKQRVVVSGQNSSAPVPGAFERIVENLKDENAGIDLFTYQRMGALFFSPEHFHAFTVFVRNLRQFELTSDDQAAEVETKTVNIGSGSGAPSLQTA; translated from the exons ATGGAAGTTTCAGTGATTGGAAACCCTCAAACGAGGCTCTGCAGAGCTGAATTAGCTTACAGAGAGCTCGGGTTCAGGTTTGGGTCCGTTGTAATCTCAGGCGAATCGAGAAATAAAGTTACTTTCTTGAGCCAAAGCTCGAATTTTAAGGATCTCTCGATCCGTTGCTCTTCCAGATCTGTCAAATGCGAAGCCGTCGTCTCCGATGGAGTCCCTTTTCTTAAATCCACTCCAAATTCTAGATGG CTTGCGAGCGTGAAGTTATTTGTTGGGCTTCCGCTAGACACAGTTTCAGACTGTAACAATGTGAACCACTTGAAAGCTATCACAGCTGGGCTCAAAGCTTTGAAGCTACTTGGTGTTGAAGGCATTGAGTTACCAATCTTTTGGGGAGTTGTTGAGAAAGAAGCTTCTGGGAAATATGATTGGTCTGGTTACTTAGCAGTTGCTGAGATTGTTAAGAAGGTTGGACTTAAGCTTCACGCTTCGCTCTCTTTCCATGGATCGAAAAACCCGGGTATTGGTCTCCCTGACTGGGTGGAAAAGATTGGTGAAGCTGAACCAGGGGTCTATTTTACTGACAGATATGGACAACAGTACAAAGAGTGTTTGTCGTTTGCAGTTGATGATGTTCCTGTTCTTGATGGGAAGACACCTATGGAAGTTTGTAGAGGTTTCTGTGAGAGCTTCAAGTCTGTTTTTTCAGATTACATGGGCAACACAATCACG GGAATCACATTAGGTTTGGGACCTGACGGTGAGCTAAGATACCCTTCTCATCAACACGACGTCAAGCGCTCTGGCGCAGGAGAGTTCCAGTGTTATGATAAACACATGCTCTCCGCTCTCAAAGGCTACGCTGAATCCACAGGAAACCCTCTATGGGGACTTGGTGGTCCACACGATGCTCCTGCTTACGATCAACAACCTcattcctcttccttcttctcagaTGGCGGTTCCTGGGAATCTCAGTATGGTGATTTCTTCTTGTCTTGGTACTCGTCTCTTCTCACATCCCACGCAGACCGTGTCCTCTCTGTTGCTTCATCTGCATTTAGCGGGATTGGAGTGCCTCTATGTGGGAAGCTACCTCTCTTACACCAATGGAACAAGCTAAGATCTCAGCCTTCCGAGTTAACCGCCGGATTCTACAGCCCTAATGGTCAAGACAGGTACGAAGCTATCGTAGAGATCTTCGCAAAGAACTCTTGTAGAATGATAATACCGGGAATGGATCTATCTGATGAGCATCAATCACCTGAGTCTCTCTCGAGCCCCGAGTCATTACTTGCCCACCTCAAAACATCCTGCAAGAAACAAAGAGTGGTTGTTTCAGGCCAAAACTCGTCCGCTCCAGTTCCTGGTGCGTTCGAGAGAATCGTTGAGAATCTGAAGGATGAGAATGCAGGAATTGATCTGTTCACTTACCAGAGAATGGGAGCACTTTTCTTCTCTCCAGAGCATTTCCATGCTTTCACAGTCTTTGTCCGGAACCTGCGCCAATTTGAGTTGACCTCAGACGATCAAGCAGCAGAGGTTGAAACCAAGACAGTGAACATAGGTTCAGGCAGTGGTGCACCTAGTTTGCAGACCGCTTGA